The Salegentibacter mishustinae genome includes a window with the following:
- a CDS encoding putative quinol monooxygenase, whose product MIHRIVKMEFEPSKVEEFLSNFEENKSKIRSFAGCYKLKLLQDKHNTNIFFTYSYWVDDQSLENYRNSELFKGVWAKTKVLFNAKPVAWSTNIKSSE is encoded by the coding sequence ATGATACACAGAATTGTGAAAATGGAATTTGAGCCTTCAAAAGTAGAAGAATTCCTTTCTAATTTTGAGGAAAATAAAAGTAAAATAAGGTCTTTTGCAGGTTGTTATAAACTAAAATTGCTTCAGGATAAACACAATACAAATATATTTTTTACGTATAGTTACTGGGTAGACGACCAATCTTTAGAAAATTACCGGAATTCTGAGCTGTTTAAAGGAGTTTGGGCAAAAACAAAGGTGCTTTTTAATGCTAAACCAGTAGCCTGGAGCACCAATATCAAAAGTAGCGAATAA
- a CDS encoding RNA polymerase sigma factor, giving the protein MGKENYLGFSDSELWSLLCSGERSALNEVYHRNIDVLYSYGAKITSDHGLVEDSIQEVFITIWEKRHKIKDTTSIKFYLFKSLKRRIFRNLKKSQKFGFQYDFSESAIAQKLKTEPATENLDEATIKKIHQSLNKLTNRQKEIVYLRFYAKLEFSEIAEVMDLSVKATYKLLSRAIERLRGNFVFIFMFF; this is encoded by the coding sequence ATGGGTAAGGAAAATTACTTAGGTTTTTCAGATTCAGAGCTGTGGAGTTTATTGTGTAGTGGTGAACGTTCCGCCCTGAATGAAGTTTACCACAGAAATATTGATGTGCTTTATAGCTATGGTGCAAAGATAACTTCCGACCATGGCCTTGTAGAAGACAGTATTCAAGAAGTTTTTATTACTATTTGGGAAAAACGACACAAAATAAAGGATACTACTTCCATTAAATTTTATTTATTTAAATCTTTAAAACGAAGGATATTTAGAAATTTAAAGAAATCTCAAAAATTTGGATTTCAATATGACTTTTCTGAATCAGCAATTGCCCAAAAGCTTAAAACCGAACCTGCCACCGAGAATTTAGATGAAGCTACCATAAAAAAAATCCACCAAAGTCTTAATAAGCTGACTAATAGACAGAAAGAAATTGTTTACTTACGTTTTTACGCTAAACTAGAATTCTCTGAAATCGCGGAAGTAATGGATCTTAGTGTAAAAGCTACTTATAAACTCCTATCCCGCGCTATAGAAAGACTTAGAGGCAATTTTGTGTTTATTTTTATGTTTTTCTAA
- a CDS encoding SAM hydrolase/SAM-dependent halogenase family protein, with protein sequence MAIITLTTDFGEKDYFVGAVKGAIYNELPDVRIVDISHSVSPFHISEAAYIIKNAYKSFPKGSIHIIGIDSEFTPENKHLAVLLDDHYFICANNGILSLLASEIKPEKIVEINIHEAIETNFPVLDVFVKVACHLARGGTLEVIGKNIKEIKYLKQFEPIINTEKNQIIGLVIYVDNYGNVVTNISRKLFESVGKGRNYIISARMVTFPKIYGAYSDWINFDVEKDQRGEEDGKKLALFNSAGYIELAIYKSNPSTVGSASTLFGLEHRDTITIKFDEK encoded by the coding sequence ATGGCAATTATTACTTTAACTACCGATTTTGGAGAGAAAGATTACTTTGTAGGAGCGGTTAAAGGAGCTATTTATAACGAGTTGCCCGATGTGAGAATTGTTGATATTTCGCACTCGGTTTCTCCCTTTCATATTAGCGAGGCTGCTTACATTATTAAAAACGCGTATAAGAGTTTTCCAAAAGGTAGTATTCACATTATTGGTATCGATTCAGAATTTACGCCAGAAAATAAACATTTGGCCGTTTTGTTAGACGACCATTATTTTATTTGCGCCAATAATGGAATTTTATCTTTGCTGGCTTCAGAAATTAAACCCGAGAAGATTGTAGAGATCAATATTCACGAGGCTATTGAAACGAATTTTCCGGTTTTGGATGTTTTTGTAAAAGTAGCCTGCCATTTAGCGCGGGGTGGTACCCTGGAAGTTATAGGTAAGAATATTAAGGAAATTAAATACCTTAAACAGTTTGAGCCGATAATAAATACGGAGAAGAACCAGATTATAGGCCTTGTGATTTATGTTGACAATTACGGAAACGTGGTAACCAATATAAGTCGGAAGCTATTTGAGAGCGTGGGAAAAGGAAGAAATTATATAATTAGTGCAAGAATGGTTACTTTTCCAAAAATTTATGGAGCTTATTCTGACTGGATAAATTTTGATGTTGAAAAAGACCAAAGAGGAGAAGAAGATGGCAAAAAACTAGCCTTATTCAATTCTGCCGGTTATATCGAACTTGCTATTTATAAAAGCAATCCATCTACGGTAGGTAGCGCTTCAACGCTTTTTGGCCTGGAACACCGCGATACAATCACTATTAAATTTGACGAAAAATGA
- a CDS encoding PhoH family protein, translating into MNEIVIELSEINPREFFGQGNEHIELLKKYFPKLKIVARGNKIKVFGDEEMLEEFDERITMLMDHFGKYNKLDENVIERVLTSEKSSDYQTSAESGEVLVHGVGGRLVKAQTANQRKLVELMRKNDMVFAIGPAGTGKTYTGVALAVKALKEKQVRRIILTRPAVEAGENLGFLPGDLKEKLDPYMQPLYDALRDMIPQERLDSFIEKGVIQIAPLAFMRGRTLDNAFVILDEAQNTTHAQMKMFLTRMGKSAKFMITGDPGQIDLPRRVISGLKEALLVLKEVKGVGIIYLDDKDVIRHRLVKKIISAYKEIEHTE; encoded by the coding sequence TTGAACGAAATTGTTATTGAACTTTCAGAGATTAATCCCCGCGAATTTTTTGGGCAAGGAAATGAACATATAGAACTTTTAAAAAAATATTTTCCCAAGCTGAAGATCGTAGCTCGTGGAAATAAAATTAAAGTTTTTGGAGACGAGGAAATGCTGGAAGAGTTTGATGAACGCATTACCATGCTTATGGATCACTTCGGAAAGTATAATAAACTGGATGAGAATGTGATTGAAAGAGTACTTACCAGCGAGAAAAGTTCAGATTATCAAACTTCAGCCGAAAGTGGCGAAGTTTTGGTTCACGGCGTTGGCGGTCGTTTGGTAAAAGCCCAAACCGCAAACCAGAGAAAACTGGTTGAGCTAATGCGTAAAAATGATATGGTATTTGCCATTGGCCCTGCAGGAACCGGAAAAACCTATACCGGTGTTGCCCTTGCTGTTAAAGCATTAAAAGAAAAACAGGTTCGCAGAATTATACTTACCCGTCCCGCGGTTGAGGCTGGGGAAAACCTGGGTTTCCTTCCCGGCGATCTTAAAGAAAAATTAGACCCTTATATGCAGCCGCTTTACGATGCACTTCGGGATATGATTCCGCAGGAAAGGCTTGATTCATTTATAGAGAAAGGAGTGATTCAAATCGCTCCACTTGCTTTTATGCGAGGCCGAACCTTAGATAATGCCTTTGTGATTTTGGATGAAGCCCAAAATACTACCCACGCACAAATGAAAATGTTTCTTACCCGAATGGGGAAAAGCGCCAAGTTTATGATTACCGGAGATCCCGGGCAAATAGATTTACCACGCAGGGTTATTTCAGGTTTAAAAGAAGCGTTGCTCGTGCTTAAAGAAGTAAAAGGCGTGGGGATAATTTACCTGGATGATAAAGATGTAATTCGCCACCGACTCGTGAAAAAGATAATTTCAGCCTATAAAGAAATTGAACATACAGAATAG
- the mnmE gene encoding tRNA uridine-5-carboxymethylaminomethyl(34) synthesis GTPase MnmE produces MKLNDTIVALATPSGAGAIAIIRVSGPEAFNIVSPLFKAKSKKKLSKQPSHTLHLGNLMDDDRTLDEVLISIFRAPKSYTGEETVEISCHGSPYIQQEIIQLMIRKGCRSAEAGEFTMRAFLNGKMDLSQAEAVADLISSENQASHQMAMQQMRGGFSNEIHRLRQELLDFASLIELELDFSEEDVEFANRDQFKELVARIQQVLKRLIDSFATGNVLKNGIPVAIVGEPNVGKSTLLNSLLNEERAIVSEVAGTTRDSIEDEMSIGGVGFRFIDTAGIRETEDEVESIGIKRTFEKIGQAQVVMYLFDTSRFDELSEDNSSQGKISLAQLIVEIEKIKNQFPQKPLIIVPNKIDQLSEDSLLKLKESLGTISGTSLQLLSAKTGVGVEELKEKLLEFVNTGALRNNNTIVTNSRHYNALLKALEEINKVEEGLNTDLSGDLLAIDIREALEYFGEITGQVTNDELLGNIFSNFCIGK; encoded by the coding sequence ATGAAATTAAACGACACTATTGTAGCGCTTGCCACACCATCTGGTGCAGGTGCCATTGCTATTATTAGGGTTTCCGGCCCTGAAGCATTTAATATTGTTTCACCGCTTTTTAAGGCAAAGAGTAAAAAAAAGCTAAGCAAACAGCCCAGCCATACTTTACATTTAGGAAATCTAATGGACGATGATCGTACCTTAGATGAGGTTTTAATTTCAATATTTAGAGCGCCTAAATCGTATACCGGCGAAGAAACGGTAGAAATTTCCTGTCACGGAAGTCCATATATTCAGCAGGAGATTATCCAGTTAATGATTAGAAAAGGTTGTCGCTCTGCAGAAGCCGGCGAATTCACCATGCGTGCTTTTCTAAATGGAAAAATGGATCTTAGTCAGGCAGAAGCTGTAGCTGATCTAATTTCTTCTGAAAACCAGGCTTCACACCAAATGGCGATGCAACAAATGCGCGGCGGATTTTCTAATGAAATTCATAGATTACGCCAGGAATTATTAGATTTTGCATCTTTAATTGAATTAGAATTAGACTTTTCTGAAGAAGATGTGGAGTTCGCTAATCGCGATCAATTTAAGGAATTGGTAGCGAGGATTCAGCAGGTATTAAAACGTTTAATAGATTCTTTTGCCACCGGGAACGTGCTTAAAAATGGAATTCCTGTGGCAATAGTGGGGGAACCTAACGTAGGTAAATCTACTTTACTGAATTCACTTTTAAACGAGGAGCGCGCTATTGTTTCTGAGGTAGCCGGAACCACTCGGGATTCCATTGAGGACGAAATGAGTATTGGTGGTGTTGGATTCAGGTTCATTGATACCGCCGGAATAAGAGAGACGGAAGATGAGGTGGAAAGCATCGGAATAAAGCGAACTTTTGAAAAGATAGGTCAGGCACAAGTAGTTATGTATTTGTTTGATACCTCTAGGTTCGATGAGTTATCTGAAGATAATTCTTCCCAGGGAAAAATAAGTTTAGCCCAGTTAATAGTTGAAATTGAGAAAATTAAAAATCAATTTCCTCAGAAACCTTTAATCATTGTTCCCAACAAAATAGACCAGCTTTCTGAAGATTCTTTATTAAAATTGAAAGAGAGCCTGGGTACTATTTCGGGCACCAGTTTACAATTATTATCGGCTAAAACCGGAGTTGGTGTAGAGGAACTTAAAGAAAAATTACTGGAGTTTGTAAACACCGGCGCTTTGAGAAACAATAATACCATTGTAACAAATAGCCGTCATTACAATGCGCTGCTAAAAGCCCTGGAAGAAATCAACAAAGTAGAAGAAGGCTTAAATACCGACCTTTCGGGCGACTTGTTAGCGATAGATATTCGCGAAGCTTTAGAATATTTCGGTGAGATTACCGGGCAGGTTACCAATGATGAATTACTGGGGAATATATTTTCTAATTTCTGTATTGGAAAGTAA
- the gldG gene encoding gliding motility-associated ABC transporter substrate-binding protein GldG translates to MKHENTYKNVFLWLVAIVAINLLAANFFERIDLTRDQRYTLSPAAMEIVSDTDSPIVIEVFLEGNFPSEFRRLRNETRQMLEEFSAYNSNIKFTFTNPLEESKDAEATAQEFYQQGMPPARVSVQENGKSSEALVFPWAVATMGDQKVQIPLLKNKLGATDEERVSSSVQQLEYAIANALNKLVYPRKKKIAVMRGNGELPDAQIASFIKTLQEYYFMAPFTLDSAAINPQKTLQQLKEYDLIIEAKPTEAFTENEKYILDQYTMSGGKSLWLTEAVAMETDSLLNPSGIAFALPRDLNLGDFFFSYGIRINPVLINDIYSAPIILASGQGNNTRFNPYPWFYSPLTTSPNDHPIINNIEAVKFEYANQIDTLQNNIEKTILLSSSPQTRVEGTPREISLEMVSQEPNLASYKDGEQPLAVLLEGEFTSVYKNRIKPFEIEKPLDQSEETKMLVISDGDVIKNEVQRGKPLELGLERYTGNTYGNKEFLLNAVNYMLDDSGLIDIRSKEINIAFLDDRKTADEREKWQMINIVLPLVILGLFAFGFNYFRKRKYLK, encoded by the coding sequence TTGAAACACGAAAACACCTATAAAAACGTTTTTCTGTGGCTCGTTGCAATTGTAGCGATAAACCTACTGGCTGCAAACTTTTTTGAGCGTATAGACCTTACCCGAGATCAACGTTATACGCTGTCTCCTGCGGCAATGGAAATTGTTTCAGATACTGATTCTCCCATTGTTATTGAAGTCTTTTTAGAAGGAAATTTCCCATCAGAGTTCAGAAGGCTTCGAAATGAAACCAGGCAAATGCTGGAAGAGTTTTCAGCTTATAACAGTAATATAAAATTCACTTTTACCAATCCCTTAGAAGAAAGTAAGGATGCTGAAGCTACCGCCCAGGAATTTTACCAGCAGGGAATGCCGCCGGCAAGGGTGAGTGTTCAGGAGAACGGTAAAAGTTCTGAAGCTTTAGTTTTTCCGTGGGCCGTAGCCACTATGGGAGACCAAAAGGTTCAAATTCCCTTATTGAAAAATAAACTGGGCGCTACCGATGAGGAACGGGTTTCCAGCTCGGTACAACAATTGGAGTATGCTATTGCCAATGCATTGAATAAATTAGTTTATCCGCGGAAAAAGAAAATCGCGGTAATGCGTGGTAACGGTGAGTTGCCCGATGCACAAATAGCTAGTTTTATAAAGACGCTGCAGGAATATTATTTTATGGCGCCGTTTACTTTAGATTCTGCTGCAATAAATCCTCAAAAAACCCTTCAGCAATTAAAGGAGTACGATTTAATTATCGAGGCAAAACCTACCGAGGCATTTACCGAAAATGAAAAGTATATTTTAGATCAATATACAATGAGCGGTGGTAAATCACTTTGGCTAACCGAAGCCGTTGCCATGGAAACCGATAGTTTGCTGAATCCTTCAGGCATAGCTTTTGCTTTACCTCGTGATCTTAATTTAGGCGATTTTTTCTTTTCCTACGGAATTAGAATCAACCCGGTTCTGATCAATGATATTTATTCAGCACCCATTATTTTGGCGTCGGGGCAGGGAAACAACACCCGGTTTAATCCTTATCCCTGGTTTTACAGTCCGTTAACCACTTCGCCTAACGACCACCCGATAATAAATAATATTGAAGCTGTGAAATTTGAATATGCCAATCAAATTGATACACTTCAGAATAATATAGAAAAGACAATTTTATTAAGCAGTTCGCCTCAAACCAGGGTAGAAGGTACTCCGCGGGAAATTAGCCTGGAGATGGTAAGCCAGGAACCGAATTTGGCTTCCTATAAAGATGGCGAGCAACCACTGGCAGTTTTATTGGAAGGAGAATTTACTTCGGTTTATAAAAATAGGATCAAACCATTTGAAATTGAAAAGCCTTTAGACCAAAGTGAAGAAACCAAAATGCTGGTAATTTCAGATGGAGATGTGATTAAAAATGAAGTACAGCGCGGAAAGCCTTTAGAACTGGGGCTTGAACGCTACACGGGGAATACTTATGGAAATAAAGAATTTTTACTAAATGCTGTAAATTATATGCTTGATGACAGCGGACTTATAGATATTCGCAGCAAGGAAATAAATATCGCATTCCTGGACGATCGAAAAACTGCTGATGAGCGAGAAAAATGGCAGATGATTAATATTGTTCTTCCTTTAGTTATCCTGGGACTTTTCGCTTTCGGATTTAATTATTTCAGAAAAAGGAAATACCTAAAATAG
- a CDS encoding DUF4870 domain-containing protein, with protein sequence MREDNQMLVITHLSQLLDLVTGIGGFIIPLILWLTQKDKVAGMDFHGKMIINFQISMFIYSLLCIPLIFLFGLGIIALIGIAVIMLILPIVNAIKVSNGEIPNYPLTIEIIK encoded by the coding sequence ATGAGAGAAGACAACCAAATGCTCGTTATTACCCACTTAAGTCAGTTACTGGATTTAGTTACCGGAATTGGCGGCTTTATAATTCCGCTAATCTTGTGGCTTACCCAAAAAGATAAAGTTGCCGGAATGGACTTTCACGGAAAAATGATCATCAATTTCCAAATAAGTATGTTTATATACAGCTTATTATGTATTCCGCTAATCTTTTTATTCGGACTTGGGATAATCGCTCTTATTGGTATTGCTGTTATTATGCTTATTCTACCAATAGTGAATGCCATTAAAGTAAGCAACGGGGAGATCCCGAATTATCCTTTAACCATAGAGATTATAAAGTAG
- the gldF gene encoding gliding motility-associated ABC transporter permease subunit GldF — MLAILNKEINSFFSSPIGYLVIGIFLVVCGLFLFVFTGDYNILDNGFADVKPFFDLAPWIFIFLIPAITMKSFSEEKRQGTMELLLTRPIGFTQLVLGKYFGALILVILSILPSILYVITIHQLGSPVGNFDLGATLGSYLGLIFLGGCYTAIGIFASSLSQNQIIAFIIAVFLCFLSYFAFEGLGDLDLFGSTNYGAEYLGISFHYQSISRGVIDTRDLIYFLSFIVFFLKLTQLRLIAIQKNS; from the coding sequence ATGCTGGCCATACTAAATAAGGAAATAAACTCTTTTTTTTCATCACCAATCGGTTACCTGGTCATTGGAATCTTTTTGGTGGTTTGCGGCTTGTTTTTATTTGTCTTCACAGGTGATTATAACATCCTGGATAATGGTTTTGCCGATGTAAAACCCTTCTTTGATCTTGCCCCCTGGATCTTTATTTTTCTTATCCCGGCAATTACCATGAAAAGCTTTTCTGAAGAGAAACGCCAGGGCACTATGGAGTTGTTGCTAACGCGTCCCATTGGTTTTACACAACTTGTTTTAGGAAAATATTTTGGTGCTTTAATCCTGGTGATTTTAAGTATTTTGCCCAGCATTTTATATGTAATTACCATTCATCAATTGGGAAGTCCGGTGGGAAATTTTGACCTTGGTGCAACTCTTGGATCTTACCTGGGCTTAATTTTTCTTGGAGGCTGCTATACGGCTATTGGCATTTTTGCTTCTTCGCTTTCTCAAAATCAGATCATCGCATTTATTATCGCAGTCTTTTTATGTTTTTTAAGTTATTTCGCTTTTGAAGGCCTGGGAGATTTGGATCTTTTTGGAAGTACTAATTACGGCGCTGAATACCTTGGGATCAGCTTTCATTATCAAAGTATAAGCAGAGGCGTGATAGATACCCGGGATCTTATTTATTTTTTAAGTTTCATAGTTTTTTTTCTGAAACTTACGCAGTTAAGATTAATAGCAATTCAGAAAAATTCTTAG
- a CDS encoding site-specific integrase translates to MKIKLRKKKLASGKYSLYLDYYKGSSLDENGKTKGHREFEYLKEYLIISPQTSSEKRENKETLERAEQILSIRRAEYAQGKYGIKDKSKNKLLFITYYDKLKEERYESKGNYDNWDAAQNHIEAYIGKKKISFEDIDEDFVIGFKKFLSKKAKTKSKTLLSQNSKYTYYNKFKAALRQAFDDGYTRRNFATTVKGFAQEETTREYLTQDELQAMAKAYCKHQVLKNAFMFSCLTGLRWSDINKLTWLEVRDEEEGSRLIFKQKKTSGQEYQYISDQARQIIGKRKRENDRVFQGLKYGAHFNAEILRWCMRAGITKHITFHSARHTHAVLLLEYGADIYTVSKVLGHKEIRTTQVYAKIVDKKKKEAANLIPELEMDYEF, encoded by the coding sequence ATGAAAATAAAGCTTAGAAAAAAGAAATTAGCCTCCGGGAAATACAGTCTTTATCTTGATTACTATAAAGGATCGAGTTTAGATGAAAACGGAAAAACGAAGGGTCATAGGGAGTTTGAATATCTCAAAGAATACCTGATTATTTCACCTCAAACTTCTTCTGAAAAGAGAGAAAATAAAGAAACTCTTGAAAGGGCAGAACAGATATTATCTATCAGAAGAGCAGAGTATGCTCAGGGAAAATATGGTATTAAAGATAAAAGCAAGAACAAACTTTTATTTATTACCTACTATGATAAATTAAAGGAGGAACGATATGAAAGTAAAGGAAATTATGATAATTGGGATGCGGCCCAAAATCATATAGAGGCCTACATAGGAAAGAAGAAAATATCCTTTGAAGACATTGATGAAGATTTCGTTATAGGATTTAAAAAGTTTTTGAGTAAAAAAGCAAAAACGAAATCTAAAACGCTGTTATCACAGAACTCTAAATATACCTATTATAATAAATTTAAAGCCGCATTACGTCAGGCTTTTGACGATGGTTATACCAGAAGAAACTTCGCTACTACTGTAAAAGGTTTTGCACAGGAAGAAACAACCAGAGAATACCTTACGCAAGATGAATTGCAGGCTATGGCTAAAGCTTATTGTAAACATCAAGTTCTTAAGAATGCTTTTATGTTTAGTTGTTTAACCGGCCTAAGGTGGAGCGATATTAACAAACTTACCTGGCTTGAAGTTAGAGATGAAGAGGAAGGTTCACGGCTAATTTTTAAACAAAAGAAGACTTCGGGACAGGAATATCAATATATATCTGATCAGGCGAGACAAATTATTGGAAAACGGAAAAGGGAAAATGACCGTGTGTTTCAAGGGTTAAAATATGGTGCCCATTTTAATGCAGAAATACTTAGATGGTGTATGCGGGCGGGTATTACTAAACATATAACTTTTCATAGCGCTAGGCATACGCACGCAGTATTACTATTAGAGTACGGAGCTGATATTTATACGGTTTCAAAAGTCTTAGGACATAAAGAAATAAGAACTACACAAGTATATGCCAAAATAGTGGATAAGAAAAAGAAGGAAGCAGCTAATTTAATTCCTGAACTCGAAATGGATTATGAGTTTTGA
- the dnaN gene encoding DNA polymerase III subunit beta, translated as MKFIVSSSYLLKQLQILGGVINNTNTLPILDNFLFDLKQDELTVSASDLETTMSAKLKVESDSEGKIAVPAKLLLDTLKTFPEQPLTFVAEDNNTIELSSNHGKYALAYADGEEFPNPVELEDPSSTVLEGDILATAISKTIFASGNDDLRPVMSGVFFQFTTEGLTFVATDAHKLVKYQREDVTASQASDFIMPKKPLNLLKGILAGSESEVLIEYNDSNAKFTFDDTQLVCRLIDGKYPNYEAVIPKENPNKLTIERNQFLSSVRRVSIFSNKTTHQVRLKIAGAELNISAEDVDYSNKAEERLTCSYQGDDMQIGFNSRFLTEMLNNLTSDEVQLEMSLPNRAGILTPVDGLDPGEKITMLVMPVMLNN; from the coding sequence ATGAAATTTATTGTATCCAGCAGTTATTTGCTGAAACAGCTTCAGATATTGGGTGGGGTTATTAACAACACCAACACCCTTCCAATTTTAGACAACTTTTTATTCGATCTTAAGCAGGACGAGCTTACTGTTTCTGCCTCAGATCTTGAAACTACAATGTCTGCTAAACTTAAGGTAGAATCAGATTCCGAAGGAAAAATAGCGGTTCCTGCAAAATTGCTTTTAGATACGCTAAAAACCTTCCCGGAGCAGCCCTTAACTTTTGTTGCTGAAGATAACAACACTATAGAATTAAGCTCTAATCACGGTAAATACGCACTTGCTTATGCCGATGGGGAGGAGTTTCCAAATCCTGTGGAATTGGAAGATCCTAGCAGCACTGTTTTAGAAGGTGATATTTTAGCTACCGCGATTAGCAAAACCATTTTTGCTTCAGGAAACGACGATCTTCGTCCGGTAATGAGCGGGGTTTTCTTTCAATTTACTACTGAAGGTTTAACTTTTGTAGCGACTGATGCACATAAATTAGTAAAGTATCAGCGTGAAGATGTTACTGCTTCTCAGGCTTCAGACTTTATTATGCCCAAAAAGCCACTAAACCTTTTAAAGGGGATTTTGGCCGGTAGCGAAAGTGAAGTGCTTATAGAATACAACGATTCTAATGCGAAATTCACTTTTGATGATACGCAATTAGTTTGTCGTTTAATAGACGGGAAATATCCTAATTACGAAGCGGTAATTCCAAAAGAAAATCCGAATAAATTAACTATTGAGCGCAACCAGTTTTTGAGTTCAGTTCGTAGGGTTTCTATTTTCTCTAATAAAACTACGCACCAGGTAAGATTAAAAATCGCCGGTGCCGAATTAAATATTTCTGCAGAAGATGTAGATTACAGTAATAAAGCCGAAGAGCGTTTAACCTGTTCTTACCAGGGAGACGATATGCAAATTGGTTTTAATTCTCGTTTTCTTACAGAAATGTTGAATAATTTAACTTCAGATGAAGTTCAACTGGAAATGAGTCTGCCGAACCGGGCTGGAATTTTAACTCCTGTAGATGGGTTAGACCCGGGAGAAAAAATTACAATGCTGGTTATGCCGGTAATGCTCAACAACTAG
- a CDS encoding FecR family protein: protein MEKYQSYNATDFISDDSFLNWVLSDDKKSAVFWRKFLAENPQKQKEVDKAIKIIKSLEFQDEVVLNPFQKEKLLEKINSRIDSLKSGDQQPKGIKRRSILRYTGIAASFAIIAFLSYFFLNNFQRTTISTDFAEKREMMLPDGSSVILNANSEISYAKDWSGVNIREVWLEGEAFFEVVKTRGENNVRKTFLVHSGNLNVEVLGTSFNVGERRGKTKVTLLTGKVKLENKLDKSAAPLILEPGEHAEVSTKDKVLKKSKVNTRKYASWVDDLMIFEATELGEIKYVLEDNFGLEVVFEDPKLMQRKFTGVIKTGNIEEFLRTLELSFDIDVTNKDGKIIFRK, encoded by the coding sequence ATGGAGAAGTATCAAAGCTATAATGCTACCGATTTTATTTCAGATGATTCCTTTTTAAACTGGGTATTGTCTGATGATAAAAAATCCGCAGTATTCTGGAGAAAGTTTCTGGCTGAAAATCCTCAAAAACAAAAAGAGGTTGATAAAGCTATTAAAATTATAAAGTCTCTGGAGTTTCAAGATGAGGTAGTATTAAATCCATTTCAAAAAGAAAAACTTCTGGAAAAAATTAACTCTAGGATAGATTCTTTAAAAAGTGGAGATCAGCAGCCAAAAGGTATAAAACGAAGAAGTATTCTCCGCTATACCGGGATTGCAGCAAGCTTTGCTATTATCGCATTTCTAAGTTATTTCTTTTTAAACAATTTTCAGCGAACTACTATAAGTACAGATTTTGCTGAAAAGCGGGAAATGATGTTGCCAGATGGTTCTTCAGTTATCCTTAATGCTAACTCTGAAATATCCTATGCCAAAGATTGGAGTGGGGTAAATATTAGGGAAGTATGGTTGGAAGGTGAAGCTTTCTTTGAGGTGGTCAAAACCCGTGGGGAAAACAATGTACGCAAAACTTTCCTGGTTCATTCTGGAAACTTAAATGTAGAAGTTTTAGGAACGTCCTTTAATGTTGGTGAGCGTAGAGGGAAAACAAAAGTGACCCTGTTAACCGGTAAGGTTAAATTAGAGAACAAGCTGGATAAGAGTGCAGCTCCCCTAATTCTTGAACCTGGTGAACATGCCGAGGTTTCTACCAAAGATAAGGTGCTAAAGAAATCGAAAGTTAATACCCGTAAATACGCAAGTTGGGTAGATGATTTGATGATTTTTGAAGCTACAGAACTAGGTGAGATAAAGTACGTTCTTGAAGATAACTTTGGATTGGAAGTGGTTTTTGAAGACCCAAAACTTATGCAACGTAAGTTTACGGGAGTTATTAAAACCGGGAATATTGAAGAATTTCTTAGAACCCTGGAACTTTCATTTGATATAGATGTTACTAATAAAGATGGGAAAATAATTTTCCGAAAGTAA